A single region of the Nicotiana sylvestris chromosome 6, ASM39365v2, whole genome shotgun sequence genome encodes:
- the LOC138871854 gene encoding uncharacterized protein → MPSYNKFLNEILPSKRKLEEVSVVMLTEKCSAILQNKLPQKLGDPGSFTIPCTLGGVYFEKALCDSEASINLMPFSIFKKLDLGEIKDTSVSLQFADQSTKKPKGIIENVLVRVDKFVFPVDFIVLEMKECPNEPIILGRPFLATGRAIIYVHQGQLILRVDEERVIFDMQKILRYSGDETSSSYFSIDMISYLTDEFKYDQLIPNSMERCLIKSGTTQDDDPTIRKEAEILDKDSEEEEMKSEKVQSKIELKTLPSHLKYVYLEQELFPVIISSSLTAEQENSLIKVLKAHKGALGWTVEDIKGISPAFCTHRILGG, encoded by the coding sequence ATGCCTTCATATAACAAATTTTTAAATGAAATTTtgccaagtaaaagaaaattagaAGAAGTTTCTGTGGTAATGCTTACGGAAAAATGCAGtgctatacttcaaaataagctaccaCAAAAACTTGGTGATCCAGGTAgttttacaattccatgcactttGGGAGGAGTATATTTTGAAAAAGCACTTTGTGATTCTGAAGCTTCAATAAATTTAATGCCATTTTCTATCTTTAAAAAGTTAGATCTTGGTGAAATAAAAGACACAAGTGTTTCTCTTCAGTTTGCAGATCAAAGTACTAAGAAACCTAAGGGAATAATTGAAAATGTACTCGTAAGAGTAGATAAGTTTGTTTTCCCTGTAGATTTTATAGTACTTGAAATGAAAGAATGTCCTAATGAACCAATAATTTTAGGTAGACCATTTCTTGCTACAGGAAGAGCAATTATATATGTTCATCAAGGACAATTAATTTTAAGAGTTGATGAAGAAAGAGTCATatttgatatgcaaaagatactaAGATATTCAGGAGATGAAACATCATCTTCATATTTTTCAATTGACATGATTAGTTATCTTACAGATGAATTCAAATATGATCAATTAATTCCAAATTCAATGGAAAGATGCTTGATCAAATCAGGCACCACACAGGATGATGATcccaccatcagaaaagaagctGAAATATTGGACAAAGAttcagaagaagaagagatgaaatccgaaaaagttcaatcaaaaattgaactcaaaactCTCCCTTCTCATTTGAAATATGTTTATCTTGAGCAAGAATTATTTCCAGTAATTATTTCATCTTCTCTTACTGCAGAACAAGAAAATAGTTTGATTAAAGTATTGAAAGCACACAAAGGAGCCTTGGGGTGGACTGTAGAAGATATTAAAGGGATTAGTCCGGCTTTTTGTACACACAGAATCCTTGGAGGATAG
- the LOC138871855 gene encoding uncharacterized protein, whose translation MATTLNKTHPDLSKLEPLDRNNYKRWFQTLLIFFEQLEVDYVLFNDPPADIVVNSSNAANTVVVDDDAKKKFEKDNKTVRGLEKRYGADDAGKKKYVVGKWIKFQMVDDKPIMEQVHEYENLTADVLNEGMEMCEILQSNVLLEKFPPSWSDYRNQLKHKKKNLTLQELISHMRTEEANCLKDEESERLKDKMKSLSLLILLKITLWNLLVLL comes from the exons ATGGCCACCACTTTGAACAAAACACATCCTGATCTCTCAAAGCTTGAGCCTTTAGATAGAAATAATTATAAGCGTTGGTTCCAGAcacttttaattttctttgaaCAATTAGAAGTTGATTATGTTTTGTTTAACGATCCTCCTGCTGATATTGTTGTTAATAGTTCTAATGCTGCTAATactgttgttgttgatgatgatgctaagAAGAAATTTGAAAAGGATAATAAAACAGTGAGAGG TTTGGAGAAGAGATATGGTGCTGATGATGCAGGAAAAAAGAAGTATGTCGTTGGAAAGTGGATCAAGTTTCAGATGGTTGATGATAAGCCAATCATGGAACAAGTTCACGAGTATGAGAACTTGACTGCTGATGTTTTGAACGAGGGCATGGAGATGTGTGAGATTCTTCAGTCCAATGTTCTGCTTGAAAAGTTTCCACCTTCCTGGAGTGATTACAGGAATCAACTGAAACACAAGAAGAAAAACTTAACTCTTCAAGAACTGATCAGTCACATGAGGACTGAGGAAGCAAACTGTCTCAAAGATGAGGAGTCTGAACGGCTTAAGGATAAGAtgaaatctctctctctcttaattCTTCTAAAGATAACCTTGTGGAATCTTCTAGTACTTTTGTGA